From Medicago truncatula cultivar Jemalong A17 chromosome 7, MtrunA17r5.0-ANR, whole genome shotgun sequence, a single genomic window includes:
- the LOC25497873 gene encoding protein downstream neighbor of Son, translating into MEKVAAPPSSHGISSMVKRKTPSELRGEQLKRESVEDLTDDDDDEVSPSAGSAKDTQLIGEVFSAKKSMFRIVSKEQTSSNLNNESNEKFLSVADLSSSAVVGRSSGAAATSGIDMGQALKGLASLVNSAVPTIARENSFSGCHINIPGKNAPLDLTLKTSMQIVFSSASANWNENIRGFKDLHSWMYPQSFIPSSIISVLNSSTAEEELEFLRKRQVGWEESFRDLFYMLRNNVCGLFYVCTSRFVVMFTGGDGSGKSKSKKCSCNAYISRSTRGLRSLLREHDICFSMPLCSSKVDQEVTISEDLVGLKTRRQRSYDVDNSPESLLVFSGNNNVHGLYDLLLNYKTLLASLSGVEDVPVLCSPVPFQNSAMTSPDIKCMEMTRAEDIAQGSSNDLFYSIEVKDAIIPPWIICNICALMMGSQGRRNFEASFVTEPLSIGLNVALKSICDNSFGIPKAAVMSSLCSCTLKSVNYCDGSYLASLSPVV; encoded by the coding sequence ATGGAAAAAGTAGCAGCACCTCCAAGTTCTCATGGAATTTCTTCCATGGTTAAAAGAAAGACACCATCAGAACTTAGGGGAGAGCAGTTGAAGCGGGAAAGTGTTGAAGACCTcactgatgatgatgatgatgaggttTCTCCCTCTGCTGGTTCCGCGAAAGATACACAACTAATTGGTGAAGTATTTTCTGCGAAAAAGTCCATGTTTAGAATTGTATCTAAGGAGCAAACTAGTAGTAATCTAAATAATGAAAGCAATGAAAAGTTCCTTAGTGTTGCTGACCTTTCATCATCAGCTGTTGTTGGTAGATCTTCTGGAGCAGCAGCAACATCAGGTATTGACATGGGACAAGCATTGAAAGGACTAGCCTCACTTGTTAATTCAGCAGTACCTACCATTGCACGAGAAAATTCCTTCTCTGGATGTCATATTAATATACCTGGCAAGAATGCTCCTTTGGATCTTACTTTAAAAACCAGTATGCAAATAGTATTCTCCTCCGCTTCTGCGAATTGGAATGAAAATATTAGGGGTTTCAAAGATTTGCATTCATGGATGTATCCCCAATCTTTTATACCTTCTTCTATCATATCAGTATTGAACTCATCAACTGCAGAAGAAGAACTGGAGTTCTTAAGGAAACGACAAGTGGGTTGGGAAGAATCCTTTCGGGACCTCTTTTACATGCTTCGGAACAACGTATGTGGCCTTTTTTATGTTTGCACTTCCCGGTTTGTTGTTATGTTCACTGGTGGTGATGGCTCCGGAAAATCTAAATCCAAAAAATGCTCCTGCAATGCTTATATTTCTCGGTCAACCAGAGGTTTGAGATCACTCTTAAGAGAGCACGATATTTGTTTCTCTATGCCGCTTTGCAGTTCAAAAGTGGATCAAGAAGTTACTATCTCTGAGGATTTGGTTGGGCTGAAGACCCGGAGACAGCGATCTTATGATGTTGATAATAGTCCAGAATCTTTGCTCGTTTTTAGTGGAAACAACAATGTGCATGGTTTATACGACCTATTACTAAATTACAAAACTCTATTGGCCTCGCTGTCCGGTGTGGAAGATGTACCTGTCTTGTGTTCTCCTGTTCCATTCCAAAATTCTGCTATGACTTCTCCTGATATTAAATGCATGGAGATGACAAGAGCTGAAGATATTGCACAAGGATCATCAAATGACCTTTTTTATAGCATTGAAGTTAAGGATGCAATTATTCCACCGTGGATTATCTGCAATATATGTGCATTGATGATGGGATCCCAAGGGAGAAGAAACTTTGAGGCAAGTTTTGTGACTGAACCACTCTCAATTGGCCTCAATGTTGCTTTGAAATCAATTTGTGATAATTCCTTTGGTATTCCAAAAGCAGCAGTTATGTCTTCTCTATGTTCATGTACACTCAAAAGTGTAAACTACTGTGATGGTTCTTATTTAGCATCATTATCCCCtgtagtataa
- the LOC25497874 gene encoding ribulose-phosphate 3-epimerase, cytoplasmic isoform, translating into MGVTPKIAPSMLSSDFANLASEAHRMINYGADWLHMDIMDGHFVPNLTMGAPIIESLRKHTEAYLDCHLMVTNPLDYVEPLGKAGASGFTFHIETSKDNWKELIQNIKSHGMRPGVSIKPGTSVEEVYPLVEAENPVEMVLVMTVEPGFGGQKFMPEMMDKVRILRKKYPSLDIEVDGGLGPSTIDVAASAGANCIVAGSSVFGAPEPAHVISLLRSSVEKSL; encoded by the exons atgggaGTGACACCGAAAATAGCTCCTTCGATGCTATCATCAGATTTTGCTAATTTGGCTTCCGAAGCTCATCGTATGATCAATTACGGCGCTGATTGGCTTCACATGGATATCATG GATGG GCATTTTGTCCCTAATTTAACTATGGGCGCTCCAATCATTGAAAGTTTGAGAAAGCACACAGA GGCATATCTGGACTGTCACCTGATGGTTACAAATCCACTTGATTATGTTGAACCTTTGGGAAAAGCTGGTGCTTCTGGTTTTACATTTCATATAGAGACATCAAAAG ACAACTGGAAAGAACTTATCCAAAATATTAAGTCACACGGCATGAGGCCTGGTGTATCGATAAAGCCTGGAACATCCGTCGAAGAGGTTTATCCCCTG GTTGAAGCTGAAAATCCTGTGGAAATGGTTCTTGTCATGACTGTAGAACCAGGATTTGGAGGACAAAAATTTATGCCAGAGATGATGGACAAG GTCCGGATACTAAGGAAGAAGTACCCATCACTTGACATAGAG GTTGATGGGGGTTTAGGGCCTTCAACCATAGATGTGGCTGCATCAGCGGGAGCGAATTGCATTGTTGCTGGAAGTTCAGTGTTTGGAGCCCCTGAGCCAGCTCACGTAATATCCTTACTGAGGAGTTCCGTTGAGAAATCACTGTAA
- the LOC25497872 gene encoding uncharacterized protein At3g27210, whose amino-acid sequence MGSCSSVHRDSVCSKTVDKLVILPSPIKDNKPKNDNFIIHDHVAVKPRLSPSPSTNTFNGSKEEAFFDSKGWLDSDCEDDFYSVNGDFTPSRGTTPVHHSFGTPAINKNLSHHVAPEPSPKKKNLLELFRESVRENQNDEFGKISNNEEKEVKPIVIHDVHTKSAQSTPYISGGNSTCSSIERTMNDENESVKPMQCCLPSLASCRSFSERRRKASLAIAASGKV is encoded by the exons ATGGGTTCTTGTTCTTCTGTTCATCGAGACTCTGTTTGTTCTAAAACTGTTGATAAGCTTGTGATTCTTCCATCACCTATCAAAGATAATAAACCCAAAAATGATAACTTTATCATCCATGATCATGTTGCTGTTAAGCCTCGGTTGTCACCTTCTCCATCAACCAACACTTTCAATG GTAGCAAAGAGGAAGCATTTTTTGATTCCAAGGGATGGTTAGACTCAGACTGTGAAGATGATTTCTATAGTGTCAATGGCG ATTTCACCCCATCTCGTGGAACCACTCCAGTGCACCACTCTTTTGGGACTCCTGCCATCAACAAAAACCTTTCTCATCATGTAGCTCCTGAACCATCTccaaagaagaagaatttgTTGGAACTTTTTAGAGAAAGTGTCAGAGAAAACcaaaatgatgaatttggaAAAATTTCCAACAATGAAGAGAAAGAAGTTAAACCAATTGTTATACATGATGTTCATACTAAATCTGCACAAAGCACTCCTTATATCTCAGGTGGTAACTCTACATGTAGCAGTATTGAAAGAACCATGAATGATGAAAACGAATCCGTTAAACCTATGCAGTGTTGCCTTCCAAGCTTGGCTTCATGTCGTAGCTTTAGtgaaagaaggaggaaagctagTCTCGCTATCGCAGCAAGTGGAAAAGTTTGA